A stretch of the Ptiloglossa arizonensis isolate GNS036 chromosome 1, iyPtiAriz1_principal, whole genome shotgun sequence genome encodes the following:
- the Pdcd-5 gene encoding programmed cell death 5, translated as MQKMSDPELEAIRQQRLAQLQAQHKGNNVDNKQGMEEKRQEMEHMKNSILTQVLDQSARARLNTLCLGKPEKGKMIEGLILNMAQRGQLSSKLGEKELISLIENVNQQTQRKTVVKFDRRRAALDSDDDDLLH; from the exons atgcaaAAAATGTCAGATCCGGAATTGGAAGCGATACGACAGCAGCGATTAGCTCAGTTGCAGGCACAACATAAG ggCAACAATGTCGACAACAAACAAGGAATGGAAGAAAAAAGGCAAGAAATGGAACATATGAAAAATTCGATTCTTACACAAGTATTAGACCAATCAGCCAGAGCAAGAC tcAATACATTATGTCTTGGAAAGcctgaaaaaggaaaaatgataGAAGGTTTGATATTAAATATGGCACAACGAGGTCAATTATCTAGTAAACTTGGGGAAAAAGAACTAATTAGTTTAATTGAAAACGTGAATCAACAAACACAACGGAAAACTGTTGTTAAG TTTGACAGGCGAAGAGCAGCATTAGATTCCGATGATGATGATTTATTGCACTGA
- the Tmx3 gene encoding thioredoxin-related transmembrane protein 3 isoform X3, giving the protein MYAPWCAHCKRLEPIWAHVAQHLHATSIRVGRVDCTRFTSIAHAFKVKGFPTILFLKGEQEFTYHGDRTRDEIVKFALRVSGPPVQEITKTQSFDTIKKERDLYFLYIGEKFGPLWEYYHKTADVFQPHAFFYQSHPNIVEKHAPRGSVPALFVYKENSHYNFTGHTTNDIEKLNETLYKWVNAERFPTFPKVTRGNINQLFLTNKNLVLAVVEENQLEEVPPHMARFKDMIESIIKSKREKYHDHFQFGWIASPDLVNSIAMMVLPLPSLIVINTTTNHHHIPEDEAEKLTPQVIEFFLEQIRNESAPRYGGNSWLVHVYRSWFELKTTLTAMWMGNPILTMVLFGLPAGFLSLICYGICCPDILDADDEEEENSGANHMKKD; this is encoded by the exons ATGTATGCACCATGGTGTGCACATTGTAAACGTTTGGAACCAATCTGGGCTCATGTAGCGCAACATTTACATGCAACATCCATAAGAGTAGGACGTGTTGATTGTACTCGATTTACAAGTATAGCACATGCTTTCAAAGTTAAAGGCTTTCCAACTATTTTGTT TTTGAAAGGTGAGCAAGAGTTTACTTACCATGGAGACAGAACGCGAGATGAAATAGTGAAATTTGCATTAAGAGTGAGTGGTCCACCTGTCCAAGAAATAACAAAAACTCAAAGTTTTGACACAATTAAAAAAGAACGCGATTTATACTTTTTGTATATTGGAGAGAAATTTGGGCCATTATGG GAATATTATCACAAGACTGCAGATGTGTTTCAACCACATGCATTTTTCTACCAATCTCATCCAAACATTGTTGAAAAACATGCTCCCAGGGGAAGTGTTCCAGCATTATTTGTTTATAAAGAAAATTCACATTATAATTTCACTG GTCATACTACGAAtgacattgaaaaattaaacgaaaccttATATAAGTGGGTAAATGCAGAACGTTTTCCTACATTCCCGAAAGTAACAAGAGGAAATATAAATCAACTTTTCTTAACAAACAAAAATCTGGTTTTAGCAGTAGTAGAAGAAAATCAATTAGAAGAAGTACCACCACATATGGCACGATTTAAAGATATGATAGAATCTATAATTAAGAGCAAACGAGAAAAGTATCATGA CCACTTTCAGTTTGGTTGGATAGCTAGTCCTGATCTAGTCAATAGTATAGCAATGATGGTTCTACCATTGCCAAGTTTAATTGTTATTAATACTACAACAAATCATCATCACATTCCAGAGGATGAAGCAGAAAAATTGACTCCACAAGTGATAGAGTTTTTTCTAGAACAAATTCGCAATGAAAGTGCTCCG cgATATGGTGGTAACAGTTGGCTCGTCCATGTTTACAGATCATGGTTTGAATTAAAAACAACTCTTACAGCAATGTGGATGGGTAACCCTATCTTGACAATGGTTTTATTTGGCTTACCAGCTGGATTTTTGTCATTAATATGTTATGGCATTTGTTGTCCAGATATTTTAGATGCAGATGATGAAGAAGAAG AAAACTCAGGAGCAAATCATATGAAGAAAGACTAA
- the Tmx3 gene encoding thioredoxin-related transmembrane protein 3 isoform X2, translated as MVTLTKFVLIAFVYGIFTHVTASRVLELSDRFLDIRKDGQWLVMMYAPWCAHCKRLEPIWAHVAQHLHATSIRVGRVDCTRFTSIAHAFKVKGFPTILFLKGEQEFTYHGDRTRDEIVKFALRVSGPPVQEITKTQSFDTIKKERDLYFLYIGEKFGPLWEYYHKTADVFQPHAFFYQSHPNIVEKHAPRGSVPALFVYKENSHYNFTGHTTNDIEKLNETLYKWVNAERFPTFPKVTRGNINQLFLTNKNLVLAVVEENQLEEVPPHMARFKDMIESIIKSKREKYHDHFQFGWIASPDLVNSIAMMVLPLPSLIVINTTTNHHHIPEDEAEKLTPQVIEFFLEQIRNESAPRYGGNSWLVHVYRSWFELKTTLTAMWMGNPILTMVLFGLPAGFLSLICYGICCPDILDADDEEEENSGANHMKKD; from the exons ATGGTAACATTAACGAAATTCGTACTCATCGCATTTGTTTatg GAATTTTCACACATGTAACAGCATCGCGTGTACTCGAATTAAGCGACAG GTTCTTGGACATTCGTAAAGATGGACAATGGCTAGTAatg ATGTATGCACCATGGTGTGCACATTGTAAACGTTTGGAACCAATCTGGGCTCATGTAGCGCAACATTTACATGCAACATCCATAAGAGTAGGACGTGTTGATTGTACTCGATTTACAAGTATAGCACATGCTTTCAAAGTTAAAGGCTTTCCAACTATTTTGTT TTTGAAAGGTGAGCAAGAGTTTACTTACCATGGAGACAGAACGCGAGATGAAATAGTGAAATTTGCATTAAGAGTGAGTGGTCCACCTGTCCAAGAAATAACAAAAACTCAAAGTTTTGACACAATTAAAAAAGAACGCGATTTATACTTTTTGTATATTGGAGAGAAATTTGGGCCATTATGG GAATATTATCACAAGACTGCAGATGTGTTTCAACCACATGCATTTTTCTACCAATCTCATCCAAACATTGTTGAAAAACATGCTCCCAGGGGAAGTGTTCCAGCATTATTTGTTTATAAAGAAAATTCACATTATAATTTCACTG GTCATACTACGAAtgacattgaaaaattaaacgaaaccttATATAAGTGGGTAAATGCAGAACGTTTTCCTACATTCCCGAAAGTAACAAGAGGAAATATAAATCAACTTTTCTTAACAAACAAAAATCTGGTTTTAGCAGTAGTAGAAGAAAATCAATTAGAAGAAGTACCACCACATATGGCACGATTTAAAGATATGATAGAATCTATAATTAAGAGCAAACGAGAAAAGTATCATGA CCACTTTCAGTTTGGTTGGATAGCTAGTCCTGATCTAGTCAATAGTATAGCAATGATGGTTCTACCATTGCCAAGTTTAATTGTTATTAATACTACAACAAATCATCATCACATTCCAGAGGATGAAGCAGAAAAATTGACTCCACAAGTGATAGAGTTTTTTCTAGAACAAATTCGCAATGAAAGTGCTCCG cgATATGGTGGTAACAGTTGGCTCGTCCATGTTTACAGATCATGGTTTGAATTAAAAACAACTCTTACAGCAATGTGGATGGGTAACCCTATCTTGACAATGGTTTTATTTGGCTTACCAGCTGGATTTTTGTCATTAATATGTTATGGCATTTGTTGTCCAGATATTTTAGATGCAGATGATGAAGAAGAAG AAAACTCAGGAGCAAATCATATGAAGAAAGACTAA
- the Tmx3 gene encoding thioredoxin-related transmembrane protein 3 isoform X1 gives MVTLTKFVLIAFVYVFSGIFTHVTASRVLELSDRFLDIRKDGQWLVMMYAPWCAHCKRLEPIWAHVAQHLHATSIRVGRVDCTRFTSIAHAFKVKGFPTILFLKGEQEFTYHGDRTRDEIVKFALRVSGPPVQEITKTQSFDTIKKERDLYFLYIGEKFGPLWEYYHKTADVFQPHAFFYQSHPNIVEKHAPRGSVPALFVYKENSHYNFTGHTTNDIEKLNETLYKWVNAERFPTFPKVTRGNINQLFLTNKNLVLAVVEENQLEEVPPHMARFKDMIESIIKSKREKYHDHFQFGWIASPDLVNSIAMMVLPLPSLIVINTTTNHHHIPEDEAEKLTPQVIEFFLEQIRNESAPRYGGNSWLVHVYRSWFELKTTLTAMWMGNPILTMVLFGLPAGFLSLICYGICCPDILDADDEEEENSGANHMKKD, from the exons ATGGTAACATTAACGAAATTCGTACTCATCGCATTTGTTTatg TTTTTTCAGGAATTTTCACACATGTAACAGCATCGCGTGTACTCGAATTAAGCGACAG GTTCTTGGACATTCGTAAAGATGGACAATGGCTAGTAatg ATGTATGCACCATGGTGTGCACATTGTAAACGTTTGGAACCAATCTGGGCTCATGTAGCGCAACATTTACATGCAACATCCATAAGAGTAGGACGTGTTGATTGTACTCGATTTACAAGTATAGCACATGCTTTCAAAGTTAAAGGCTTTCCAACTATTTTGTT TTTGAAAGGTGAGCAAGAGTTTACTTACCATGGAGACAGAACGCGAGATGAAATAGTGAAATTTGCATTAAGAGTGAGTGGTCCACCTGTCCAAGAAATAACAAAAACTCAAAGTTTTGACACAATTAAAAAAGAACGCGATTTATACTTTTTGTATATTGGAGAGAAATTTGGGCCATTATGG GAATATTATCACAAGACTGCAGATGTGTTTCAACCACATGCATTTTTCTACCAATCTCATCCAAACATTGTTGAAAAACATGCTCCCAGGGGAAGTGTTCCAGCATTATTTGTTTATAAAGAAAATTCACATTATAATTTCACTG GTCATACTACGAAtgacattgaaaaattaaacgaaaccttATATAAGTGGGTAAATGCAGAACGTTTTCCTACATTCCCGAAAGTAACAAGAGGAAATATAAATCAACTTTTCTTAACAAACAAAAATCTGGTTTTAGCAGTAGTAGAAGAAAATCAATTAGAAGAAGTACCACCACATATGGCACGATTTAAAGATATGATAGAATCTATAATTAAGAGCAAACGAGAAAAGTATCATGA CCACTTTCAGTTTGGTTGGATAGCTAGTCCTGATCTAGTCAATAGTATAGCAATGATGGTTCTACCATTGCCAAGTTTAATTGTTATTAATACTACAACAAATCATCATCACATTCCAGAGGATGAAGCAGAAAAATTGACTCCACAAGTGATAGAGTTTTTTCTAGAACAAATTCGCAATGAAAGTGCTCCG cgATATGGTGGTAACAGTTGGCTCGTCCATGTTTACAGATCATGGTTTGAATTAAAAACAACTCTTACAGCAATGTGGATGGGTAACCCTATCTTGACAATGGTTTTATTTGGCTTACCAGCTGGATTTTTGTCATTAATATGTTATGGCATTTGTTGTCCAGATATTTTAGATGCAGATGATGAAGAAGAAG AAAACTCAGGAGCAAATCATATGAAGAAAGACTAA